From one Paenibacillus terrae HPL-003 genomic stretch:
- the tmk gene encoding dTMP kinase translates to MNRKGIFITLEGGDGSGKTTMIQRLAKFMEEEGYPVVTTREPGGIEISEKIRSIILDPAHTSMDARTEALLYAAARRQHLVEKVKPAIEKGAIVLCDRFVDSSLVYQGFARGIGMEEVASINRFAVDDWEPDATFYLDIEPELGLARIQASRGEGMDRLDMESISFHHKVREAYLELAHKFPERITIVDASPATEQVEEVLKDLLKKRFIQNFSM, encoded by the coding sequence ATGAATCGCAAAGGAATTTTTATTACGCTGGAGGGGGGAGACGGCTCCGGTAAAACAACGATGATTCAACGGCTGGCCAAGTTTATGGAGGAAGAAGGCTATCCAGTTGTCACGACGAGAGAACCAGGAGGGATCGAAATTTCGGAAAAGATCCGCTCTATCATTTTGGACCCTGCCCATACCAGTATGGACGCTCGAACAGAGGCGCTTCTATATGCGGCGGCCAGGCGTCAGCATCTGGTGGAGAAGGTAAAGCCGGCTATTGAAAAGGGAGCTATCGTATTATGTGATCGTTTTGTGGATAGCAGTTTGGTCTATCAAGGGTTTGCGAGAGGGATCGGGATGGAGGAAGTGGCTTCGATTAATCGTTTTGCGGTGGATGATTGGGAGCCGGATGCTACATTTTATCTGGATATTGAACCTGAATTGGGATTGGCTAGAATTCAAGCGTCCCGGGGAGAGGGAATGGATCGCCTCGATATGGAGAGTATATCTTTTCACCACAAAGTACGAGAGGCGTATCTGGAGCTGGCCCACAAATTTCCGGAGCGAATTACGATTGTTGATGCATCTCCCGCAACGGAGCAGGTAGAGGAAGTTTTAAAGGATTTGCTGAAAAAGCGATTTATTCAAAACTTTAGCATGTAA
- a CDS encoding cyclic-di-AMP receptor — protein sequence MKLIIAIVQDKDSNRLSSGLVKANFRATKLASTGGFLRAGNTTFMIGVDDNQVDSLMNVIRSSCKVREQLVTPVTPMSGTTDSYLPLPVEVQVGGATVFVMPVDRFEHF from the coding sequence ATGAAGCTGATTATTGCGATTGTGCAGGATAAGGATAGTAACAGATTATCCAGCGGACTGGTGAAAGCTAATTTCCGTGCTACCAAGTTGGCGAGTACAGGCGGATTTTTGCGAGCAGGGAATACGACGTTTATGATCGGTGTCGATGACAATCAGGTGGACTCGTTGATGAATGTCATTCGCAGCAGTTGCAAGGTACGTGAACAGCTGGTCACACCCGTTACCCCTATGAGCGGAACGACGGACTCCTATCTGCCTTTGCCTGTTGAAGTACAGGTGGGTGGAGCGACGGTGTTCGTGATGCCTGTAGACCGTTT
- a CDS encoding sigma factor G inhibitor Gin, whose amino-acid sequence MHDQGGHRCIICGQHKHEGIFIVSEFICDACEAEMVRTDATDAKYHFFIDQLKQIWVQKNA is encoded by the coding sequence ATGCATGATCAAGGCGGCCACCGCTGCATTATATGCGGACAACACAAGCATGAAGGCATCTTTATCGTTTCCGAGTTTATCTGCGATGCGTGTGAAGCTGAAATGGTACGTACAGATGCGACAGACGCCAAATATCATTTTTTTATTGATCAACTAAAACAAATTTGGGTACAGAAAAATGCATAA
- a CDS encoding aminotransferase class I/II-fold pyridoxal phosphate-dependent enzyme, with product MMGKKASHAPLMEALLRYRAQGNASYHVPGHKNGQVYENEDIASLLKEVMSIDATEITGLDDLHHPEDVIREGQELAAMCFGAEESFWLIGGSTVGNLAMILTVCTEPGDLLLVQRNVHKSVLNGLMLSGAVAVFLEPEIDTISGLAVAPSASTIQTALKAFPSAKGVLITLPNYYGMGHDLTATAKACHEAHVPLLVDEAHGAHYGLHPRLPASALSCGADVVVQSTHKMLPAMTMGAMLHVRGRRINRELLRQRLAMVQSSSPSYPLMASLDLARRHIAVHGANAFTEGLAAADAFRKGLKQLPRFRLVEPIQQAPQGNEAQEGISESLERDGENVGGYSNHDPFKMVLYDTFGVLDGFGLKRELEAYGCIPEMSDEKHVVLLFTLGSTLKDANHLLQALVHINNNIRFKETAGGPGSMQKEQCGLDLDFSTWNNDITTVYSSPVQFGLQPVKPDQMEVVSVDDSAGRVAAEMIIPYPPGIPLLYAGEMITEPIAQRMRRLRDLGAKWQGAADERLLTIRVFRLK from the coding sequence ATGATGGGGAAAAAGGCTTCACATGCACCATTAATGGAAGCTCTATTACGTTACCGGGCTCAAGGCAATGCTTCTTATCATGTGCCTGGCCACAAAAATGGACAAGTATATGAAAATGAAGATATTGCATCTCTCTTGAAAGAAGTAATGTCTATTGATGCGACCGAAATTACCGGACTGGACGATTTGCATCATCCTGAGGATGTGATTCGTGAGGGCCAGGAGCTGGCGGCGATGTGCTTTGGTGCAGAGGAGAGCTTTTGGCTGATCGGAGGAAGTACGGTCGGTAATTTGGCAATGATTTTGACTGTGTGTACAGAACCAGGGGATTTACTGCTGGTACAGAGAAATGTACACAAGTCAGTCCTGAATGGTCTTATGCTGTCCGGGGCTGTTGCGGTGTTCTTGGAGCCGGAGATAGATACGATCAGCGGGCTTGCGGTTGCTCCTTCGGCGAGTACGATACAGACCGCATTAAAAGCCTTTCCTTCCGCCAAAGGGGTATTGATTACGCTGCCTAACTACTACGGGATGGGGCATGATCTGACAGCAACGGCTAAAGCCTGTCATGAGGCCCATGTGCCCTTGTTGGTGGATGAGGCGCATGGTGCCCATTACGGGCTGCATCCCCGTTTGCCGGCTTCTGCATTGTCCTGTGGGGCTGATGTGGTCGTCCAATCGACACATAAGATGCTTCCAGCCATGACTATGGGAGCCATGCTGCATGTGCGGGGAAGAAGAATCAACCGGGAATTGCTTCGTCAGCGGCTGGCTATGGTGCAAAGCTCCAGCCCTTCGTATCCGCTAATGGCTTCGCTTGATTTGGCAAGGCGGCATATTGCGGTTCATGGGGCAAATGCCTTTACGGAAGGTTTAGCGGCAGCAGATGCTTTTAGAAAAGGTCTGAAGCAGCTTCCACGCTTTCGCCTCGTAGAGCCTATTCAGCAAGCGCCTCAGGGGAACGAGGCCCAAGAGGGCATTTCTGAGAGCTTGGAGAGGGATGGAGAGAACGTGGGTGGATATTCGAACCATGACCCTTTTAAAATGGTGCTGTACGATACATTTGGTGTACTGGATGGCTTTGGCTTAAAGCGTGAGTTGGAAGCGTATGGGTGTATTCCGGAGATGAGTGACGAAAAACATGTTGTTTTATTGTTTACGTTAGGCTCCACGCTTAAAGATGCTAATCACCTGTTGCAGGCTCTTGTGCATATAAATAATAATATACGGTTTAAGGAGACGGCTGGTGGGCCGGGTTCCATGCAGAAGGAGCAATGTGGACTGGATTTAGATTTTTCCACGTGGAACAATGATATTACGACAGTTTACTCTAGTCCGGTGCAGTTTGGACTTCAACCGGTTAAACCGGATCAGATGGAAGTCGTATCTGTAGATGACTCCGCTGGCAGGGTGGCTGCGGAAATGATTATCCCGTATCCTCCAGGTATTCCACTGTTATATGCAGGAGAAATGATTACGGAACCGATTGCTCAACGAATGAGACGCCTCCGTGATTTGGGAGCCAAATGGCAAGGGGCAGCAGATGAAAGGTTGCTTACAATTCGGGTATTCCGTTTAAAATAA